From the genome of Micrococcales bacterium:
CTCGAGGTCTCCCGGGGGAACCCCGGGCGGCACCCAGGATCCGGCGACCAGCTCACCCTGTCTCTGGGAGACGCACTGATCCTTGCTGTCGTGGAGCGCCTGGGTGTGAAGGTGCTGACCGGGGATCGCTACTGGTCCCAATTCGCGGAGGATGGGCACACGCCAGCGGTGGTCGTGCACATGAGGCTGGTGGGCTGCGTAGGTTGGCCTCGAAGTCCCAGTGACCGGTGCGCTGAACGTCAGGATCACATCATCGGTGGTCGTGTAGCCGTTGAAGACCGCCTTCAAACCGGGCCGTGCGATCTCTGGCAGGCCCCGTCAGGTCCGCTGTAGTGCTCGGCACAGGCGATGGCCGGCTGCGCGATGCTGTAGGCGAACTTCTTCTTGAACTTGACTGACTTCGTGTGGGTCTGGCGGCGCGTGCCGGGTGGGTGTTCCATGACCGTTACCGATCCGCAGTCGAGCATCGCGCCGCCGGGTCGCTGCGAGGTGGTGCGCCGGCGCCGCGCCGCCGCGATCTTGGGTAACCACCGTCAACTGGGAGGCTGTCGCGTTTTGTTGTGGGCCGAGATTGGACGGTTGACCGGTCTGGCTTGGGATTGGTCCCGGCGGGCCGGGCTAGCTGGTGGCCCGGCCCCGGTGGTAGAGGCGTTGCAGGTTGACCACGGCGGCCGCCAGGTTGAGTTCTGCGGTGACCGAGGAGACGCCTCGACGACTGAAGCGTTGCAGGCCGACTCCGTGT
Proteins encoded in this window:
- a CDS encoding PIN domain-containing protein, whose translation is MTRFALDSSAMVAWILQESGRWEAVDALLNAPGAQPVLPGPALTECIVAARRAGNVSSPEQIATTLSAVGVYVEPPQETDMVRAAHLLEVSRGNPGRHPGSGDQLTLSLGDALILAVVERLGVKVLTGDRYWSQFAEDGHTPAVVVHMRLVGCVGWPRSPSDRCAERQDHIIGGRVAVEDRLQTGPCDLWQAPSGPL